DNA from Stutzerimonas decontaminans:
AGAAATCCTGCTCGGTGCGCAGCACGTCGGCGCCGGCATAGTAGAGATCGAGGAATTCCTGCAGGTTGCCGAAGTTGTACGCGCTGCGCAGTGCCTCCACGTCGTTCCAGGGCAGGGCGATCTTGTTGCGCTCGGCCAGGCGGAACATCAGTTCGGGTTCCAGCGAGCCCTCAAGGTGCAGGTGGAGTTCGGCCTTGGGCAGATTGTTGAGCCAGTCGTGCATCGCGAAATTCTCGTCTTTCGGGTGTGCGGGCATTCTATCGGCGGGTTGGAGCAACTGATATGCCAGCTGACCAGTTTGTCCCGTTCAAGCATCTTTGCATGACAGACGAATGACCGCTTCATTGCCGTTGCTGCAGTTTGGCGATTAATTGACCAGCGGTCTGCAGCCCAGTTCTGACGGGCGTTGGCGAGGTTGTTCCCAATGTTATCCACAAAGTTCTCCACGCAAATCGGGCATAACCTCGAGCTGGCGGAACGCGATTGATGGCAAAACGTCAGTAGCCGACTGGCCAGTCAAAAAATCTAGCAATTCAAGCGCTTAACGCACTCCATTGGGGCGCAGGAGGCTGGCTGGTTAAAAATTGTGCAGTTTCGTCGAGCGCCCGCCGCAAGCGCTTCACAGGCGGCCATACAATTGTTATCCACAATTGCGTCCACAGTATTTGTGGGCAACGCAGGCTCTAGTTCAACGCTTGCAGCTGGCTGCGCCCGCGGGTGATATCAGCGAGCAATCTCTGCAGTGGCTGCAGCTGAGCGGCGGGAAGGGCAAGTTCCAGCGTCGCGCCTTCGGCATCGAAATGCTCGGCTTCCAGCAGCGCGTCGAACTCCGCCAGGCGTGCCTTGAACAGGGCCAGCTCGGCGAAGCGGCAATGGCAGCGGCAGTGCGAGCGCGACACCAGCTCGCTGCGCTCGCCTGCCTGCAGGCACTTCGCCGTGGTGCCGCCATAGGCGCGGGCCAGGCCGCCGGTGCCGAGCTTGATGCCGCCGAACCAGCGGATCACCACCACCGCGACCCGGTCGAAATCCTGCCCTTCGATGGCGGTGAGTATCGGCCGACCCGCCGTGCCGCCCGGTTCGCCGTCGTCGCTGAAACGGTACTGATTGCCGACCTTCCAGGCCCAACAGTTATGCGTAGCGGTGGGATCGCTGACCGCCTGGATAAAGGCCTGGGCCTCTTCGGCGCTCTGCACGGGTGCGGCCTTGGCGAGGAAGCGGCTTTTGCTGATGACTTCCAGTAACTCGCATGGCGCGGACAGGGTGAAGGGCATGGCAATTACGGCGTCGGTGATGATTTACGGGGTGGCCATTGTAGCGGCGCCGCTGCGGCTGCGCTGCGTCGTGCCGCATGGCCCGTCCGGCGAACGGATTGAACTTCGATGGATCGTCCAACCCCTACCTAGTAGGGCGCGGTTCGCGCGCATGACCTGGAGAAGGTCCCGCCGTACCGCATTTCGCTGGCACTTCAGCTGGAGGAAATTCCATG
Protein-coding regions in this window:
- a CDS encoding IMPACT family protein, whose product is MPFTLSAPCELLEVISKSRFLAKAAPVQSAEEAQAFIQAVSDPTATHNCWAWKVGNQYRFSDDGEPGGTAGRPILTAIEGQDFDRVAVVVIRWFGGIKLGTGGLARAYGGTTAKCLQAGERSELVSRSHCRCHCRFAELALFKARLAEFDALLEAEHFDAEGATLELALPAAQLQPLQRLLADITRGRSQLQALN